A window of Chloracidobacterium sp. N contains these coding sequences:
- a CDS encoding PTS sugar transporter subunit IIA — protein sequence MPRVGGVIITHGQLATELLHAAEMIVGDIRHVRAVSIDWHDDVEMAQGVIERAITEADQGGGVLILTDLFGGTPTNLVMAYSGQVRVEIVTGVNLPMVIKLATAPPDWSLLDVARCVTEQGRKNIHLASELVQMRTS from the coding sequence ATGCCCCGCGTTGGCGGCGTCATTATCACTCACGGACAACTGGCGACGGAGTTGCTCCACGCCGCAGAAATGATTGTCGGCGACATCCGCCACGTGCGCGCCGTCTCGATTGACTGGCACGATGATGTGGAGATGGCGCAGGGAGTCATCGAGCGCGCCATTACGGAAGCCGATCAGGGGGGTGGCGTGCTCATTCTCACGGACCTGTTTGGCGGTACGCCGACCAACCTCGTCATGGCTTACAGCGGGCAGGTACGGGTGGAAATCGTCACCGGCGTCAACCTGCCGATGGTCATCAAGCTGGCGACGGCGCCCCCTGACTGGTCACTGCTCGACGTTGCCCGGTGCGTGACGGAACAGGGGCGCAAGAACATTCATCTGGCAAGTGAGCTGGTGCAGATGCGGACAAGTTGA
- a CDS encoding HPr family phosphocarrier protein, translated as MPLERLVTVTNPLGLHARPSARLVTVVNQFKSRVLLRRADDPNFVDAGSILSVMFLAAARGTPLVIRVEGEDEAAAMAAVVALFSEGQESSHVF; from the coding sequence ATGCCACTTGAGCGTCTGGTCACGGTGACGAATCCGTTGGGGCTGCATGCGCGTCCATCGGCGCGTCTAGTGACTGTCGTCAATCAGTTCAAGAGCCGGGTGCTTCTGCGCCGGGCGGATGATCCGAACTTTGTGGATGCCGGAAGTATCCTGAGCGTGATGTTCCTGGCCGCGGCGCGTGGAACACCGCTCGTCATCCGCGTCGAAGGCGAAGATGAAGCGGCGGCAATGGCGGCTGTTGTGGCGCTGTTTTCCGAAGGCCAGGAGTCCTCCCATGTCTTCTAA